Genomic DNA from Desulfonema ishimotonii:
TCGGGCTTTTCAAAAAAATCTTCCGGGTTTCTGAGCAGATGCCCGACCTTCCATTTGGGCACAACATAGATCCACGAAGAAAACGTCTGATTCAGGGCTTCGGCCTCGGCCTTCACCTGTTCGGGCGTTTTTTCGGGATTGGCCGCAGGTGCGGTTTCATCCTTCTGATCCCCGTCAGCAATCCTGGCATCGGCTTTCGGGGCGTCTGCCTTTTGATCATCCTTAACATCGGCTTTCTGATCGGGTGCTGCCGCCCCGTCATTTTTGGCAGGTTCCGTTTCTTCCGCAGCCGGTTCGGGCCGGTCCGCATAGCCCACCCGGACGCCGAAATAGTGGTAATTGGGCTTTTCCTTCAGGGCATTGCCCGGACAGACCGCGTAAATCATCCCGTTGTAGAGGTGAAATTCGTAATATGGCGAGATATCCAGCGCGGCCTTTTCCGGCGGAACCTCTCCCGGCTTGGACACATCCTCCAGCTTCAGCCCCAGGAGCGCCCCGAACATGTTGGTCACCTTGGAGAGGATAACCTTTTTGCCCGCCGGCGGATCGACGAACGCCGGCATCTTTCCCTTTTCCGGGCGTCTGACCGTGTAGATGGGCGTTTTGGTTTTGGCGTCAAAGCAGATGATCTTTTCCACGTCACCCGCCTGAATATCGAGGAAATCCTTTTTCAGCCACATCTCCGGCTTCTGGTCAATATACCGGAAGTCCTTATCGACCAGATATATGGTCTGTTCGCTGACGGGCTTCACATAGTGGCCGCCCGAACCTGCCGCCGCCTCCCTGGCCTTCCCGATGATGATGTCGCCCAGGGCCTTTTCGCCCTTGTCCCTCAGGGTGATGCGCGTCCCCAGGCTCTCTTTGGGGGCATCTTTCTGGGCGGGGTCCGCCAGGTTCAGGCGGGCAACGGTCTCATCGGTGGCCTCAAAGGAGCGCCCGGCTTTCATCTCTTTCAGATTGTCCACCAGATCCGCGATCTTTTCAAAATTCGCAGGATACCCGGAACGGCTCTGCACGTCCCAGACCGATTCGCCTTTTTTAAGCACCACCTCGCCCTCCGGGCCGCTGATGGTCAGACCGGCCAGTGCATCGACCGGCAGATCCGAAAGCAGTTTTCCGTTTGCGGCCGGTTCCGGGGCTGAGGATTTATGGGCAGGCTGCCCGATGATGAAATAGGATACAACGGCGAGAACGCCGCATACTGCTGCAAGAATGATAAAGGTTTTCGATTTCATTTGCTGTGCCTCTTGTCTGATGATCCCCGTAATCGAATCATTTTGCTGTCAGAAATCCGGTGGGCACGGAAAAACGTGTGCCCACCGCAGATATAACGATCTGAGAAGCTGGTTTAAAATATTTTCGGAGTGCAAAAGTTAAGCCCCGAAGGGGCGATCTTTTGCAGAATTTGCGAAAAACCGGCCTTCGGCCTTAATTTTCGCACTCCGTTTCTGAATGAATACGCAGTCCCTATCTGCGGTGCCGGTAAACCGCATAGGCAATGCCTGCGATCGTCACCAGAAAGACCATCAGGAGGATATTGATGAACTTGAGGACGTTACCCAGGGACTCGATATCTGCCCGCAGATTCCGGCGCACCAGCTTCAGCTCCTTGTTGATCCGCTGTTTCTTTTCCTGAAACTGACGGATTTCCGCCTCCTGCTGGGCGCTGAGGAGAAATTTCTGGGAACTGTCCTTCTGCTGCTCCAACTGCTGAAGCTTCTGATTGGTCTCCTCGGCCTCGCGGGTCAGCTCCTGCTCCCGCACCAGCCAGCGGGCCTGGGCCTTCTTCTCAAGGGCCTGCACCCGTGTGAAGGGGCGCTCGAACTTGCCCCGCGACCGGATGCTGATCAGGGCCTCACTGCCGGTCAGCATTTCGCTGCTGTTGAGCAGAAAGTTGAGGTTGTCGTTGAACATTCTGGAGATATTAAATCCCAGAAAATTCTGGCGGCTGACATAGTAATTGTCGAACAGAAAGTCAGCATCCCCCATCACAATGATGGTGGCCACCTCTTTGCCCCCGGCCAGATGTTCGGCCTTTTCTTCGGCCTTCTTCCCCGGTTCAGGCTTCTCCGGGGACTCCGGGCGGCCTTGGGGAAAGGCGGTTTCAAATTTGCCCCGCAGCTTCACGGCGATGTCGTACTGTTCTCCGGTGGCTTTGAAATCGCGCCGGAACTGTTCCGCGCCACCGAAACGCACCCGGAAGGCATCGGTCAGGGACGAGTTGGCGCTTGATTTCATCAGCGATTCGTATTCATATGCACTGCCTTCGGCCTTTCGGATCACCCCGGCCACGGGCAGAAGCATCGACTCCAGCTGCGAGGTGACAATGTCGTCGGTGTTGAACGCATCGGGCACGACCGACAGCCACAGGGGATTTTCTTCGATCTGGTTGTTCTGTGTTCTCAGCTTGGTGGCATGGTCAAAGTCGAGCAGCGCCTTGTCCGTTTTCATCTCAACGCCCCAGGCCGCAAAGAGCTTCTCCAGGGAGGATGACGCCTTGTCCTGGCCCTGTGACGGGTCAGACACGGAGAACGGGTCGGCAAAGACCATCAGCCGCCCCCCCCGGACCACATACTGGTCAATGGCATACTGAAGCGCATCGCTCAGGTGTTTGGGGTGGATCAGCATCAGCAGATCCGTATCCGGGTCGATGGCGCTGTCCGAAGCGGCGATCTCTCTGACCTCATAGCTTTTTTTAAGTTCGGTGATGAAAAGCCAGGGCTGTGCCCCCCCCTGCTGCCGCATCCCCATGGCCGGCATCCCGAACACCGGCAGGGAGGAGATCACGCCGATTTTCTGGTTCCGGACATGCTGAACCCTGGAGATGATGCGGGTGATGTCATATTCCAGTTGCTGTTCACGGGTCGGATCGAACATGGGAATCGCCTCTTCCTGATCGGCCGCCATGGCCACAAGCCCGAAGTAGACCTTGTCGCCCGTGGGAAGGTTGGCGCCCTCGATCCCGTATTTGATGGCCCAGTCCTCTTCCTCGGAATCGGGTTTCGGGTTATGAATCTCAACCGTGATGCGGCCCTTGCCGTAGTTTTCGTATTCGTCGAGAAAATCCAGCACACGTTTGGCGTAATTTTTGATGTGAACCGGAATCTCCGCAGCATCCTGGCTGTAGAAGACCTTGATCACCACATCCTGCTTCAGATCCGAGAGGATCTGCCGGGTGCCGTCGGAGAGGGAGTAGAGGTTTTCCCCGGTGGCGTCCCACCGGAGATTCACCCTGGAAAAAATCAGATTGATCAGTATCAGAATCACCAGGACAATGAGCAGGCCGCCCCCCGAAAAGAGGGATTTCCCGCTCAGTTTACCAGCGTTTTCCTTGTCAGACATTTTTTTATTGCCTCCAGTTATCAATATTTTGAACAGAACTGCCGGACCATCTCCCCGCTATCCTTTTCGGTTCTGAATGATGATGGCGTTGGCAAACAACATGAAAGAGATAACGGAAACGTAATAGATCACGTCCCGGAGGTCGATGACACCGCGCTGCATGGACATGTAGTGAGACAGAAAGCTCAGGTTGGAGACGATGTCGATCAGCCATCGCGGCGCCCATCCGGACAACACACCCGTTACCGGCGGATAACCGGCCAGAATAAAGAAGAGGCAGATCACCACTGCCAGAATAAAGCTGATGACCTGGCTCCGGGTCAGGGAGGAGGTCATGCTGCCCACGCTCAGAAACGCCCCGGCCATGAGAAAGCTCCCGATGTAGCCGCAGAAGATGGCGCCGGGGTCCGGGTTACCGAGATACATCACCGTCAGGACCATGGGAAAAGTCAGCAGCAGGCTGATGCCGATAAAGGCCCAGGCTGCCAGAAATTTCCCGATAATCGCCTCGCCCACGGTGATGGGAAAGGTCAGGATCAGCTCAAGCGTCCCCATGCGGCGCTCCTCGGCCCAGAGGCGCATGGCCACTGCCGGGATCAGGAACATGTAGATCCAGGGGTGCCACTCGAAAAACGCCCTGAGATCGGCCTGTCCGGCTTCGTAAAACTGGCTGACATAAAAGGTGAAAAAACCCAGCAGCAGCAGAAAGATGGCAATAAACACATAGGCAACAGACGATCCGAAATAGCCGGAAATCTCCCGCTTAAAGATCGCCCGGACCTGGCTTATCATCATTTGTGTATTCATTATAGCTCACCTGATTCATCTGTTATCATCACTTCTCTGAAGACATTCGGCCCGGTTTCCGGCCACCCTGACCGGATGCCCTGCCGACGCCTGCTGTTGAAGCATTTGCCCTGAACGGGCAGAAAATTTTCCGGGGAAGGGGTGTCGCATCAGGGAGATGTCGTGACGGAGCGGAACACTTCGTCCAGCCTGCCCTGCTCGACAAACAGCGATCTGACCTCGTAGCGGCTGGCGGTCAGCGCCGACATGACGCTTTCGGCAATCAGGATATCCGGTTTTCGGGGGTAAATTCGGACTTTCAGAGCGTCGCTCCCGTCTTCAAGGACTTTGGCGTCGCCGACCCCTTCGGCCCCCCGCACACAGTTCAGCAGTTTTTCCGGGTCGGTTCGGGCCAGGGTGAGGGAGACGGCCCCGTGAAGTGCGGAGCGGGTTCTGAGATTTTCCGGGGTGTCATCGGCGACAATGCGCCCGTTTGCGATAATAATGGCCCGTGTGCAGACCGCGTCCACCTCGTCGAGGATATGGGTGGAAAGGATGATGGCCTTTTCAGCGCTCATCCTGCGGATCATCAGTCGGACCTCGTGTTTCTGGTTCGGGTCAAGCCCGTCCGTGGGCTCGTCCAGAATCAGGTATTCGGGATCATGGAGAATGCTCTGGGCAAAACAGACGCGCTGCCGGTAGCCCTTGGAGAGCGTGCCGATGCTCTGGCGCTCCACCCCGGACAGGAAGCACTTCTCAATGGTCTCTTCCACCTTTTTCTTTCGGGCGGCTCCGGTAAATCCCCGCACCTCTGCGCAGAATTCCAGATATCCGGAAACGGTCATGTCCGGGTAAACCGGCGCATTTTCAGGCAGATAGCCGATTTTCTGCCGTGCGGCGATGGGGGCCGTGAGAATATCGTTTCCCCCGATGACCGCTGTGCCGCCCGAAGGCGGGATAAAGCCGGTGATCATCCGCATACTCGTCGATTTACCTGCACCGTTCGGCCCCAGAAAACCGAGGATTTCCCCCTTTTTTACGGTAAAGGAGATCCGGTCCACAGCCTTTTTGGCACCGAAAAATTTTGTAAGCTCTCTGACTTCAATCATCGGTGATCAAATAACCTCCCTGATTCAGTTCAGCGCCCTGCAAGTTGCACTATGGGCGGCATTGGGTTTCCAGCCTGATTAAGGGCGGACAATGTAAACATAATCCTGAAATCGGATAAAAATCTACATAAAAATGATTCTGTTTTCAACCTTGTCAAGCCTGTATACCAGAAAGATAATACACAGACCGTTAAAACCGCCCGTTTTCCATATTTCCGACAGCGCGGGGCAACGGGGCGACGCTCTTTTTATCTCTGGCGGAGACGCAAAGGCGCAAAAAGCAGGCCTCAGAAACTCTGCGTCTCCGCGCCTCTGCGAGAAAAATGCGAATTCAGTCGGAAAATAAGAGATGGCGGATCAGGGCCATACCCCGAAACAGGGGCGGCATACTGCGTCCATTTTGAAAATTGTGGTTTCTCTGAAACCGCGCCATGCCTGCGAAAGCAGGCATCCCGTCAGAATGACTATGGATTCCCGCTTTCGCGAAAATGACGGGCGGAATAAAAACTCCGGTTTTCAAAGTGGACGCAGTATATGACAGAAAAAAATATTTTTTTGTAACCGCTTCGGAATTCCGTCCGACGTTAACTGGCAGTACGGAAAAATCTCAAAGCATCCGCGATCAAACCACTGTAACTGAATAAGGAGATAAAATGAACAGCCTGAAACACAAGCGTTGGGTATACCTCTTTTCTCTGATGTTTGCATGGATTTTCTGTGTGACCACACTTTCCACCGCATCGGCCATGTCGCACGGAAAAATGCGGAAGAAAAACCCGGAGCAGATTGTTTCTGAAATGAAAACGCGCCTCAGCCTGACAGATGATCAGGCGGAAAAAATTCTTCCTGTCATTGAATCCCAGACTGAAAAGGGTCAGGCGCTTTTTGAGAAAGCCCGATCCCAGGGACGTGAGGGACGGAAGGCCATGCGCTCGGAAATGCAGGCGCTGGCCCGGGATACCGAAGAACAGCTTTCAGCCATTCTGACAGATGATCAGATGACGGAGTACAAGAAGATGAGAGAGGAACAGCGGCAGAAAATGCGCCAGCGGATGAAGAAGAACAGGGAATAGCAGAAAGCGCTTTCGCTGGCACATGCCCCCTGTTCTGACATTGCCCTTTTCCAGCGACGTGGCCCAAAGGCGGTACCTCCGAAAAAAAATCCCGCCTTGCCTCCCACCCTGCACCCCCTTTGCAAAATGGCAGAGGGCGCTTTTGGGCCACTGCCCCCTTAAACCCGCCTGCTGATTTTTCCATTGAACGCGCCGGGAAATCGGTGCTACTGTACCAACTTGGAAATTCGCCCCCCCGGATTCTCAGACCGGAGGTCCGAACTCCCGGATATTGTGCCGGAGGCGTTCAGACTTAAAGTCTGAACGCTGTTTCAGGACAGGGGGCCGTATTGCCGGGTTGACGCGCGACTGCTTTATGCCGCCTGATTCTGTAATATGTTTACCGGATAAAATTCCTGAAGTGATTATTGATAAAGTTTTTGAAAATCGGAGTGCATGAGTTCTGCTCATGCGCGTGTCAGAAAAGGCATGAGCAGAACTCATGCACTCCGGTGAATCTGTCAAAACTTTTCAAATAATCACTGAAAACCGGGAGTTCAGACTTAAAGTCTGAATTTCGGAAGCCACAAATTCAATTGGCATAACGTACCACACTGTATATTTCTGATTTCAACAATACGCCTTTGCGCTGCCCGGCCTGAAACCCGCAGTTTCCCGAACATTGTCATATCCGTGAAGATGGTGAAGGCCCCGTTCCCGCATACCGGACGATATGTTCAGGCCCCTGTGACGCCACACGGCACGTCCGAGGGCCAAACCGGAGGCCCTGAAGCAGAGGGGAATTTATGAAAGAGACACTTTCAAACGAAGAATTATCGAAAAAAATTCAGATACTTGAAAAAGAGATGGTCCGGCTGAAAGAGGCCGAACATACCCTCCGCCTGACGGAACGGTTTGCAAAATCCGTCCTGAACTCGCTCTCGGCCCACATCGCCATCCTGGATCAGAACGGTGTCATCCTGGAGACCAACCAGGCCTGGAAAGCGTTTGCCATGTCCAACAAGGTGGAGAACCGGCCCGACATGATCGGGGTCAACTATCTGGAACTCTGCGAATTCGCTTCGGGAAGCTCTGCCGAAGGTGCGGTTAACGTGGCGTCCGGGATCCGACGGGTGATCCGCGGCGAAACTGAGGAATTTGTGGTGGATTACCCCTGCCATTCCCCGGCAGAAAAGCGGTGGTTCTACATGCGGGCCCGGCGGCTGGCCGGGCCGGGAATGCTCAAGGTCGTGGTGAGCCATGAAAATATCACCGCGCTCAAACTGGCGGAAGAGGAGCTGAGAGAGCGAGAGGCCGAATTGCAGCGGAAAACCCGGAATCTTGATGAGGCCAACACGGCCCTGAAAGTACTGCTGAAACACCGGGAGGAAGATCGCAGGGAGCTTGAGGAGAAGGTGCTGACCAACGTCCGCGAGCTGGTCACGCCTTATGTTGAGAAACTCAGGGAAACGCCCATGAATTCGCGGCAGCGGGAATTCCTGAACATTCTCGGAACCCATATTGAGGAAATTGTCTCGCCCTTCCTGCACCGGATGTATTCACAGTACAGAAATCTCACGCCCCAGGAGATCAAAATCGCCAGTCTGATCAAAAACGGCAAGATGACCAAGGAGATCGCCGGAATTCTGGGCGTATCGACCAGCGCCATTGACTTTCACCGGAAAAATATCCGCAGAAAATTCGGCCTGAACAACAAAAGGGTGAACCTCCGCTCCCATCTGCTCTCTTTAAAATAATGGCAGGTTTTTACTATGAATAGCCCCCCATTATTTTCCCATTGATTTTTTCTCCGAATTTGCAATCTTATATATAGTAACTGACCGTTTTTTATAAACCGTTATCAGAAGGAGGAAACATTATGCTGTGCAGCATTGCAAAACTCGGCGATGAAAAAGTGGAGAGCATCAGAAAACTGGAAGAAGGGCTGGGCAAGAGCCTTCTGGCCTTTTCCTGCCATGATCTTCAACCGGTTCAGCTTTCAGATGATGAACTGGCCAAAATTCAGAAGCTGGAAGGTGAGCTGGGCCTGAGCCTGGTTGCCGTCTCCGCCTAAAGTAAGACCCGCCAGCAAATGACACTTGTTTTTCCGTAAATCCCGCATTATTATTTCCTGAAACAGAGTACGCAAAACCTGAATATACGTCACCTGTATTCAGGTTTTGATTTTTTACACTGCGTCTGCCCCGGAAACCGATTTTTTTCATGCTGGCGAAACTACTGTTCCGTCAGGGGTTGAAAGACGGGTTTTTCGCGGTGTGATTCTCACGTAAACAGGCATTCATCACCCGTCAGTTTAATTTTGACATCGTACTGCGAATTTTTGCGAAAAATTCTCACACCGACCACTGACCCGGAACGAAGATCCCATTCATATTGCCCATCGGCAGGGATGGCAGTCGGTGTGAGAAACTGCGGTTTTCGGGACGGACGCGCTATTTCCAAGGAGAAAAATATGATGGCTGACCCCAAACCCGCCCGCATCTCTGCGAAGGATATTGAGGCGATCCGGGATCTGGAAAGGAAAATCGGCAATGATGTCTGTCTGGTTGCCGTGGAGAAGAGAGGGGTGTTATATGCCCTGGAAGCCAAAACCGCCCCCAATGTGTGGGCGCGGGTAGACCGGGTGTACCCTGAAATTGAAGGGCTGACCGCCTATTATGCGCGCCAGGAAGATGCGCACCTTGCAAAGGCGGGCCTGAAATCACTGCTCAACAGCAGCAAGGCGTACAAGACCATCAAAAAGCCGGTCCGCATTCGTAAAATCGCCGTCTGAACCGGGGATCCGAATTCCCGGCAGAGACGGCGTTCAGAAAAAACCGGGGTCAGTCCACGGTAATATCGACGTTCAGTTCGTTACCGATCTGATCCAGCCCCCTGTCCAGGCTGTCGGGCGAAATCGTATCGGGCACCAGGGCTTCAATTTTCATGGTATAGATGGCCGCCCCGGTCTGTGGCGAAGAGGTCGTTTTAGAGGTCAGGTTTTCGATGTTGATGCTTTTTTCCGCAAGGTATTTGCTGATCTTATAGACGATACCGGCCTGATCCAGGCCTTCGACGCGGATTGTCTGCGCCGAGAAACCGGTGCGCGCCACCGGCCTTTCCGCAGCCACAGGGCGGATAAAGGCGGACAGGCCCTTCTCCCGTTCAAGTCGCCGGCATTCCCTGGTCAGGATTTCCTCCGTATCCCCCTCCTGCCCCGACAGCAGAAGGATGAGGGTGAATTCATCGGCCAGCCGGGTCATGGCGGAGTCTTCGAGTCGGCACCCGTTTTCGTAGATCATTTCGGTCACGTCTGCGGCAATACCGGGCCGGTCCTTCCCAAAGGCAGTCATAATAAATTTTTCTGACATGTATTCCTCCCTGTTGGAACAGTGAAAACAGCATCTCTTGTTTTTTTTGAATGAATTCGTTCAGACTAAAATGATATATTTGTATATCAATTTAAATCAGCAGATTAGGGATGCAGCAAAAACAAATGTATCACAATGATAATTCACTTATCCCTGTAAAAGGTCAGCCAAAGGGGCCTGCCTCCGCGGTAGGTGGAAAATTATTTCTTGCCGCGTCCCTTATATTTTTCAATGGCCGTAAGGGCTGTCTGTCCCATTGCCGGGATAATTTTTTTTTAATGACTATGTCCGGGTTCTGATACAATTGATGGCAACGGCCCGGTGCTTTCCCTGATCGTTTTCCTGGATCTGAAATTCAAATATGATGTTTCGGCTCGGCAGGCTGTTGCTGTCGATGTCGTGGGGCAACTCCGAATCGTGGAAAAAGATGGTTGAATACGGGGAATCCGGGTCGCGGGCATCCGTTTTCCACAAATCGCTGTCAAATGAATTAAGGTAGCGCAGGAAACCGTAATCCTTATCGTGGGCGTAACAGATGCCCCGTGCAAAAGAGCCAACCCCGCCCCATGTCTTGGCCATATCCGCACGGGTGATCGGCAGCAGGTTGGGGATGAGATAGCCCGATATGTAGAGATCGGCCTCCTGCCGCAGATCCCCGGACACGTTGTCAAAGGCGACCACCTCAACCCGGCAGCCCCGGTTTTGCAGGGCCCGGACCACCTGGACAAAATCCCCGTCTCCGGTTGCCAGCAGCACCCGGTCGAGATTTTCCGACTGAAGCAGGGCGTCAATGGCAAGCTCCAGATCCACATTGGCCTTGCCGAACTGTGATCCCCGGTCGTCCGTGTACCATTTCACCGTCTTCTGAATCACCTTGTACCCCATGTCGCGGAGTACGGAGTGGAAACGGTGCTGCCCGTCTCTGTACTCGTAATCGTGCCGTGCCCGCTCGTTGTCATAGCTGACATAGGCGTTGAGCCGTATCGGCTCGGCACCGCCCCGGCATGCAAATGAGCGCAAAACCTCATACCGCATTCCGAAGCCGCCGTTCATGGCAAGATTCGCCACATCCACATAAACTCCGATTTTTAACCTGGAAGATGTCGTCATAATCAATTATATCCTTTTCTCAGTCAGATTATAATGTCTGCATTTTTGCAGACGACATCCCTTTTATATCAGATTGTCCGGCAGAGCGCAAAGCGGAGGATTTCACCGCCGCCCGTGGCGGCGGCGGGTTATACTGCCTGCCGTCATCAGGTGAGCCGTTGGCATTCCGACCGGAGGGAGAAATCCCAAGAAGCTGTTTTAAAAATATTTTCGGAGTGCAAAAGTTAAGCCCCGAAGGGGCGATCTTTTGCAAAATTTGCGAAAAACCGGCCTCCGGCCTTAATTTTCGAACTCCGCTTCTGATGCGTTGGCATTTTAAAAACAGCTTCTAAGATTCCTCACATCCGTTCGGAATGACAGAAACGCGGGTAGTGGCGATGCTAAGTATATTTGAAAATCGTCCCGGACATTCCCCGGTGTGACAGGAACGCCGCACAAAGGGACCGTCGGATGCCTCCGTAAATCCGGGCGTCGGGCGAACTATTTTTCTTGCAATCGGATCAGACATATCCTATATATTTTTTTAATCACACCTTAATTTATCATTATTTTCAGAGCGTTTCTTTCGATAAGGGCAAACCAGCCGTGAGGCTGGGACGCAAAGCCATCGGTCCGCATACCGGATAGCGAGGTTGCCGAATGAGAAAAAGGTTTGAAACACAACGTCCTCAGGCTATCTTTCACCAAACCAGTCTGTCTGAGACGCTTTTCTGTTCTCAGAATTTCCCTTTTCCCATCCGATCAGAATCCCACAAAACAGCGCCACGCCTTTTGCTGTGACGCATCGCCACGTTCCTGTGTTAATTCAGATAATAATTTGATTTATCAATATATTTCAGTGAAACAACATTTTATTTTTCAAAGGGGAGAGTGCATTGTGAAAAAATTTCAAAGTTTACTGAAGTACAGGCTGTGGGCGTTGCTGATCGGGATGCTGATGCTTTGTTCCGGCAATGCGGCGGCAGAAATGGGAAACGTGGATGGCGTCGATGATGTTGATCTGAAAGACGCTGTGTTATCCCTTCAGATTTCAGCCGGGTTTGAAATCTCCCAGGATGTTGATTTGCAGGCCGATGTGAACGGGGATGATAAGATCGGGTTGGAAGAGGCGATTTACGCTTTGCAAGTTGCTGCTAATATTAAGAAAATATCAAGGACATTCTATAAAGATGCGGATGGGGACGGATATTCTGATGGTACAAGCCAGATTACGTTTGAAAAGCCTGCCGGATTTTATTTGGCATCAGATCTGATTTCAACATCGGGTGATAACGATGATGAAAATGCTGAAATTTTTGGTGTAAAAAACAGCTATTTTTCTCCACCTGTAAGCGTGCCAACCGGAACGAGTGTCGAAGTAACAAATAAAACTTTTACTTCAGATGGAGAAATATCATTATTTTCGATTATTAATCCGATTCGTTCAATCAGTTTGGATATAGATGTGACATTGGAAAATGACGCGAGTTTGGTCCGGGTTGTATTGGTTGACAATGCAGGCGGAGAACATCTGGTTTATGAAACAAATGCATTATTATCAAATTCGCGCGAATTTTCAGTTTCCAGTGTTTGCGATGAAACCTGTTTACTGCAATCTGTTTCTCCTGAATCTTTGAAAGTAGAAGTGGCAGATGCGATAGCTACAATCAGAAGATTTGTTGTTATTGACTATGGAACCAGCATTCATGGCATAGACGAAAATAATGTTCCAACAGCTCAGACGAATATCAGATTAGCACAACAATCTGAAAAAATAAAAATTTTAAATGATCAGATCGCTGCCCAGGGATTGCAATGGACTGCCGGAGTTACTTCTGTTTCTCATCTGTCTTATGCCGAAAAGAAGTGTTTGTTTTCTTTGGCAGATAAGTTACCAAATTTGCAGGGATTTGAATACTATCTCGGTGGCATTTTTGAAATTCGATCTGCTACGATACCGTCCTCTTCAAATACCCCTCCCTCATCTTCATTACCTGACAAATGGGATTGGAGAAACTGGCATGGGGCTGATGACCCCTCTTCGCCTTATTACGATGGTGATTCTAAAGGAGGCGGATGGCTCACTTCCGTAAAAGCTCAGGGATCGTGCGGCTCCTGTTGGGCATTTGCTGCTACCGGAGCACTCGAAGCATTGGTAAATCTCTATTACAATCAGCATATTGATTTGGATTTAGCCGAACAGGAACTTGTCTCTTGTACCGGAGATGGCGGATGCAATGGTGAGCTTCCTCGCTATGCTTTGGATGATTTTACGCAACGTGGAATTGTAAATGAAGAGTGTTTTCCTTATGCTGCGGTTGATTCGTATGGGTGCAAGTATAAAGAATGCGGCTACCAGCCTCAGCCCTGCACCAACAAGTGTGCCAACCCTGACGAACTTATAAAAATCAGCGGCAGAATTAGTTTTAATTCACCGAAAACAGAAGAAAAATTAAAACAACTGATAATTGATAATGGCCCTTTGAGTGGTGGTATTTATAGCTGGGGACATGCAATGGTTTTGGTCGGCTATGAAAAAGGAGTTGACGGTCGGGTTAGTTGGATATTCAAAAGCAGTTGGAATTCCAACTGGGGAGAAAATGGATATACTAAGGTTAGCATCGACATTGAAGACATTGAATGGACACACGCACTTCTGACCCCGGTTACAAGCTCTGTTTCACGTCAAATTGCTTGTTACGACAAAGATGGTGACGGTTATTATAACTGGGGAATATCTTCAAGCAAACCTTCT
This window encodes:
- a CDS encoding ABC transporter ATP-binding protein → MIEVRELTKFFGAKKAVDRISFTVKKGEILGFLGPNGAGKSTSMRMITGFIPPSGGTAVIGGNDILTAPIAARQKIGYLPENAPVYPDMTVSGYLEFCAEVRGFTGAARKKKVEETIEKCFLSGVERQSIGTLSKGYRQRVCFAQSILHDPEYLILDEPTDGLDPNQKHEVRLMIRRMSAEKAIILSTHILDEVDAVCTRAIIIANGRIVADDTPENLRTRSALHGAVSLTLARTDPEKLLNCVRGAEGVGDAKVLEDGSDALKVRIYPRKPDILIAESVMSALTASRYEVRSLFVEQGRLDEVFRSVTTSP
- a CDS encoding GldG family protein codes for the protein MSDKENAGKLSGKSLFSGGGLLIVLVILILINLIFSRVNLRWDATGENLYSLSDGTRQILSDLKQDVVIKVFYSQDAAEIPVHIKNYAKRVLDFLDEYENYGKGRITVEIHNPKPDSEEEDWAIKYGIEGANLPTGDKVYFGLVAMAADQEEAIPMFDPTREQQLEYDITRIISRVQHVRNQKIGVISSLPVFGMPAMGMRQQGGAQPWLFITELKKSYEVREIAASDSAIDPDTDLLMLIHPKHLSDALQYAIDQYVVRGGRLMVFADPFSVSDPSQGQDKASSSLEKLFAAWGVEMKTDKALLDFDHATKLRTQNNQIEENPLWLSVVPDAFNTDDIVTSQLESMLLPVAGVIRKAEGSAYEYESLMKSSANSSLTDAFRVRFGGAEQFRRDFKATGEQYDIAVKLRGKFETAFPQGRPESPEKPEPGKKAEEKAEHLAGGKEVATIIVMGDADFLFDNYYVSRQNFLGFNISRMFNDNLNFLLNSSEMLTGSEALISIRSRGKFERPFTRVQALEKKAQARWLVREQELTREAEETNQKLQQLEQQKDSSQKFLLSAQQEAEIRQFQEKKQRINKELKLVRRNLRADIESLGNVLKFINILLMVFLVTIAGIAYAVYRHRR
- a CDS encoding DUF4340 domain-containing protein; translated protein: MKSKTFIILAAVCGVLAVVSYFIIGQPAHKSSAPEPAANGKLLSDLPVDALAGLTISGPEGEVVLKKGESVWDVQSRSGYPANFEKIADLVDNLKEMKAGRSFEATDETVARLNLADPAQKDAPKESLGTRITLRDKGEKALGDIIIGKAREAAAGSGGHYVKPVSEQTIYLVDKDFRYIDQKPEMWLKKDFLDIQAGDVEKIICFDAKTKTPIYTVRRPEKGKMPAFVDPPAGKKVILSKVTNMFGALLGLKLEDVSKPGEVPPEKAALDISPYYEFHLYNGMIYAVCPGNALKEKPNYHYFGVRVGYADRPEPAAEETEPAKNDGAAAPDQKADVKDDQKADAPKADARIADGDQKDETAPAANPEKTPEQVKAEAEALNQTFSSWIYVVPKWKVGHLLRNPEDFFEKPEAEKADQSKP
- a CDS encoding ABC transporter permease subunit yields the protein MNTQMMISQVRAIFKREISGYFGSSVAYVFIAIFLLLLGFFTFYVSQFYEAGQADLRAFFEWHPWIYMFLIPAVAMRLWAEERRMGTLELILTFPITVGEAIIGKFLAAWAFIGISLLLTFPMVLTVMYLGNPDPGAIFCGYIGSFLMAGAFLSVGSMTSSLTRSQVISFILAVVICLFFILAGYPPVTGVLSGWAPRWLIDIVSNLSFLSHYMSMQRGVIDLRDVIYYVSVISFMLFANAIIIQNRKG
- a CDS encoding glycine cleavage system protein R — encoded protein: MSEKFIMTAFGKDRPGIAADVTEMIYENGCRLEDSAMTRLADEFTLILLLSGQEGDTEEILTRECRRLEREKGLSAFIRPVAAERPVARTGFSAQTIRVEGLDQAGIVYKISKYLAEKSINIENLTSKTTSSPQTGAAIYTMKIEALVPDTISPDSLDRGLDQIGNELNVDITVD
- a CDS encoding PAS and helix-turn-helix domain-containing protein produces the protein MKETLSNEELSKKIQILEKEMVRLKEAEHTLRLTERFAKSVLNSLSAHIAILDQNGVILETNQAWKAFAMSNKVENRPDMIGVNYLELCEFASGSSAEGAVNVASGIRRVIRGETEEFVVDYPCHSPAEKRWFYMRARRLAGPGMLKVVVSHENITALKLAEEELREREAELQRKTRNLDEANTALKVLLKHREEDRRELEEKVLTNVRELVTPYVEKLRETPMNSRQREFLNILGTHIEEIVSPFLHRMYSQYRNLTPQEIKIASLIKNGKMTKEIAGILGVSTSAIDFHRKNIRRKFGLNNKRVNLRSHLLSLK